A window of the Gorilla gorilla gorilla isolate KB3781 chromosome 8, NHGRI_mGorGor1-v2.1_pri, whole genome shotgun sequence genome harbors these coding sequences:
- the LOC101141672 gene encoding nuclear nucleic acid-binding protein C1D-like, whose translation MAGEEINAHYPVEIHEYLSAFENSIGAVDEMLKTMMSVSRNELLQKLDPLEQAKVDLVSAYTLNSMFWVYLATQGVNPKEHPVKQELERIRVCMNRVKEITDKKKAGKLDRGAASRFVKNALWEPKPKNASKVANKGKSKS comes from the coding sequence ATGGCAGGTGAAGAAATTAATGCACACTATCCAGTAGAAATTCACGAGTATTTGTCAGCGTTTGAGAATTCCATTGGTGCTGTGGATGAGATGCTGAAGACCATGATGTCTGTTTCTAGAAATGAGTTGTTGCAGAAGTTGGATCCACTTGAACAAGCAAAAGTGGATTTGGTTTCTGCATACACGTTAAATTCAATGTTTTGGGTTTATTTGGCAACCCAAGGAGTTAATCCTAAGGAACATCCAGTAAAACAGGAATTGGAAAGAATCAGAGTATGTATGAACAGAGTCAAGGAAATAACAGACAAGAAAAAGGCTGGCAAGCTGGACAGAGGTGCAGCTTCAAGATTTGTAAAAAATGCCCTCTgggaaccaaaaccaaaaaatgcATCAAAAGTTGCcaataaaggaaaaagtaaaagttaA